The sequence TTTTGCCGCCGCTGCGGTGAATTCGGATAAGTCCAGTCGCGATAGCGTGTTTGAGACTCGCGGCACCTGACAGAATGTCGTGCCATACTTTCACGTCACGTCTATCCGCAACGCCACCTTGGTGATGACTGCATCTTCCGCATCCATCGGCTTTAACGACAACCCGCTCGATCGCCGCTCCGAAAGACGCGACGATCACGCCTTCATCGAGTCTCTCCGCGGCGCCCCGTCCGCGCGCTTTCTCGTGTTCGAAGCCGATATCCCCTTGCTCAAACGCGGCAGTGAGCACGACGCGTGGTTCCTGGCGAGCGAAGCGGCCACTTTCGGCGAACCGCTTCACAGCGTCTTCCTCGGGCAGGAAAGCGATGGCAGCGGACGTTTCGCGCTCGGTTTCAAGCTCGGCCTCGAACTGGCGGACCCATCGCCAGGCACGGTCCACCATCGGGTCGACCTGCGCTCGATCGCACTGCAAGGGCTCGTCTCCCCTGCGGTCCTGGGAATGCTGGGCCAGGCGAAGTCGATGCTCGACTGGCATCGCCGCCATTCCTTCTGCGCCAACTGCGGCTCCATGAGCCGCGTCACGGCGGCCGGCTGGCAGCGAATCTGCGATGCCTGTGGCGCCCGCCACTTTCCGCGGGTCGACCCGGTCGTGATCATGCTGGGGATTGACGGCGAGCGCTGCCTGCTCGGACGTCAACGCCAATTCGCCCCTGGGATGTACTCGGCGCTCGCGGGCTTCGTCGAGCCAGGCGAGACGGTGGAAGACGCGGTGCGCCGCGAGGTGCTCGAGGAAGCTCGAGTGAAGTGCTCACAGGTCGTCTACTTCGCGTCGCAACCGTGGCCGTTTCCTTCGTCGCTCATGATCGGCTGCTTCGCTCAGGCGAGCGATACGGAAATCGTCGTCGATACCACGGAACTCGAAGACGCCCGCTGGTTCTCCCGCTCCGAAGTCGCGGCGATGCTCGCTGGCACGCATGCGAGCGGACTTTCCGCGCCCAAGCCATTCGCCATCGCCCATCATTTGCTGCAGGCGTATGTTGCGCAAGGTCCCTCAATATTGCGTAGCTGACCACGGAAAGTCGACAACGATGCGGACCGCCTTCCTTGGCCAGCCGATGTTCGATCGGGTCTGAATGACTCAGGAATTGGTCAACAGAATCGCTTTGCGATATTTACGATGTGTGTATTTGAGGGCGTACAGCCCCAGTGCCAATCCCACCCGACCGTCGCGCCAATTTCCACTGCGAACATACCATTTTACGAACGCGCCAACGGGACTGGTCCATTGCTTTAATAAAAGCAAACCGATCCACTTCCGTCTGGCCAGCAAATCGGTTGCGGCCAGATCGGTGTAAAAATCAAGCTTACGCATTAACTCGGATTTGGTCTCAAAAGTATGGTGGACCATGGGGGATTCCACGCGGCCAACACTCTCATAGCCAATAGGCGTTTCATGCACGCTGTGTTCCGTAAAATCGGTTTTATCTCGGTGACATATCCGAATTGGATAGTCAGGGCAACCAATCGGCATGAGAGCGTGGACACGCGTGCCCATTACAATCCAATCGCGACGAACAACGTACGCATCGTGCGAAAACCCGGACGCTTTTAGCGCCGTTATTTCATCTATCAGTGCTTCGCTGGCGATCTCATCGCTATCAAAAAACATCACAGCCTGATGCAGGCATAAGCTGTTGGCAAAGAGTCTCTGCGCGCGAAAATTGTCAAAGGTCCGGTGCGCTATTCTAGCCCCGTGTTTGGCAGCAATGGCTAAAGTTGCGTCTTTGCTGCCGCTATCTACAACCAACAGATCGTCCGCAATACGCTTCGCAGCTGCCAGAACCTTGTCTAAGTGCCGTTCACTATTGTAAGTGAGAATATATACCGAGAGTGGCGTCAACTTTTTATCATCCTAGCGTCATTATTTATAAAGCGGCACCACTTAATCCCCGCAATCGGTCGAGTTATATTGTCGACCGATTTCCCAATTATTGGGGCAACCATAGTCCATCAAATATATTGTCGGCATTTGCGAGGAAATCTTGAATGTCTGCGGTCAGACGTGGAACCGCCGCTGGACGCTCTTACGGCAATGAACCCGGCAAGTGCGTCCTATCCGCGAGCGCCACGCCATAAGCGGCGGCAGACGCTCCGGGCCTGAAAGCCGTCTTCGAAGACCCGACTCGGACGAAAGAAAGTCGAGCGCAGATCTAAAGCTTTCTCTTTTTGAATCCGATATCACTTGTAGGCTGGTAGCGCGCCAGCCTCCGGCGGACCACGGCCGAACACGACTCGAGCTTTCGCTGAACCGGCACCTCGCGGATCTGGGGTAAAGAAATATCCTGTTAAACGCTGCAATAATAAAAATTGGAAATCACATGAATACGAAAAATATCGTCGCTATCGGTCTTGCAGCCGCACTGTGTGGCTGCTCGGCGTTGCAACAAACTTCATCGCAACCGCAGACTACGCCGACGGCCTCGCCATCCACATCAGCTACAGCAGGAAACGTACAGCAGTCCACTTCAACCGCCGATGGCCGCAGCATCCAGAAAATCCAAGCCGGAAAAATCGAAGGTGAAATTATCGGCACACCTGCGAAGAACAGCAAATTTGCGAAAGTTCGGATTGGTATGGGGCAGAAGCAAGTTGAAGACTTGATCGGCGCTCCGAATGACTCGCACTCTTACACTACGGGGAAGGCATTTATTCCGTTTTATTTTGGAAAGGACGCTTATCGTGTTGAAACGTTTTACAAGAAAGAAGGTTCTCTTACCTTCCAGGGCGGCGGTATCACTGGAACCAGCGGAGTGCTCATTCGCGTGAGTGTCGATACCACAGCGGACGGCTATGCACATAACGGCCAATAAATAATCATTGTGATTCCGGAGGCGCTCCAGAATATTCAAAGTTAAATGAGCCGGCCTCCGGATAGTTCAAACCAGGGAAAGCCCTTTCAGTCAGCTTCAAGAATTAGGTAGCAATTGAGCCTCGACGGTCGCGAGCGGCAAGGTGATCGTCAACCCAAACCCCTCCCCGGGCGCCGTGCGGATGCCGATCTGCCCCCCGAGCCGCGCGGCGCGCTCGCGCATCCCGAGCAAGCCGAACGAATTCGGGCCCGGCCGCGCGTCGCGTGCCGTTCCTCGGCCGTTGTCGGCGATCCGCACGATGCAGTGCGGATCGTCGCGCACGATCTCGAGCGTCGCTTCGGTGGCGCGCGAATGGCGCGCGATATTCGTCAGCGCTTCTTGGACCATGCGAAACACTTCTGTTGCGCTGTCCCGGCTGAACGCGATGTCGTTCGCGTCGACGCGCGTGGTCACGCGCACGTCGTAGCGTGCCGAGAACTCCGTGACGAGCCAGTCGATCGCCGGCATCAGGCCAAGATCGTCGAGGATCACGGGCCGAAGGTCCGTCGCGATTCGCCGCACGGAGTGAACCAGCTGATCGATCAGCGCGTAAACGTTCTGCAGGATCGCGCTCGACGCAGCGGCTTCGGCACGCTTGAGCTCGTCCTCGGCAAACATGACTTCCATTTTCAGCGCGGTCAGCTGCTGACCGAGATCGTCGTGCAGTTCGCGCGCAATGCGGGTCTTTTCCTCTTCGCGGATGTGCTGGATGTTCGCGGACAGGCGCTGCAGTTCTTCGCGAGAGCTGCGCAATGCCTCGTCGGCGCGCTTGCGATCGGTGACGTCCATGATCCAGCCCACGATGCGATAAGGTTCGCCCGATACCGTCCGTAGCGCCTGCCCGCGCGACTGAATCCAGTGGAATTCACCCGACTTGGTGCGCACCCGATATTCGACGTTGTAGTCGCGTTTGTGCTCCATATGCGCCTTCAGGTTCGCCGCGACCAATTCGACGTCGTCCGGGTGAATGGCGTCCTGATGCGCTTGGGCCACATTGGGCATTTCATGGTCCTCGTAGCCGAGGATTTCCTTGAAATGAGGCGAAAAGTACATCGTGCCCGTTTGCGGATTCCAATCCCACAGGCCCGCCGTGGCGCCGCTCACGGCGAGTTGAAACCGTTCTTCGCTCGCCGCCAGCGCCGCTGCCACGCGGTGCCGCTCGATCGCGTAGCGAATCGCGCGGCCCAACAGCGACGCGTGGATTTCCTTCTTGAGCAGATAGTCCTGCGCGCCTTCCTGGATCGCCAGCAAACCGACCGACATGTTGTCGAGCCCGGTCAGCACCAGCACCGGCACCTCGGGCGCGTGCCGGCGAAACGTGCGGAACGTGTCGACGCCTTGCGCGTCGGGCAGCCCCAGATCGAGCAGCACGACGTCGAGGTGTGCCGCCTGCGCCTCCGCCAAAGCTTGCGACAGCAGCTCGGCACGAATCAGCTGGTGCTCGAAATCCGTTACGTCCGCGAGCGCCTCGCCGATCAGCAAAGCATCGGTGACACTGTCCTCGACCAGCAGAATCCGGAGGGTTCGGGGCGTGCTCAAGGCTGATCCGGAGGCAGTGTGACGACGCCGAACCAGAAGTCGTTGATGGTCCGCACGACGTCGATGAACTTTTCGAAATCCACGGGCTTGGTGATGTAGCAATTGGCATGGAGCCCGTAAGATCGCGCGATGTCCTCTTCCGCCTTCGAGGTGGTCAAGATGACGACGGGGATGTTCTTGTACTCGGGATCGGTCTTCAACTCTTCGAGCACTTCCCGGCCGCTCTTGCGCGGCAGATTGAGATCGAGAATGATCAGCCCCGGCCGGCGCGCCGAACGATACTGGCCCTCGCGCCGCAGGAATTCCATCGCCGCCACCCCGTCGTCCACGACGTGAAGCGGATTGAGCACCTTGTAGTGCTCCATGGCTTCACGCGTCATCATGACGTCGGTTGGACTGTCCTCCACCAAGAGGATATGAACCAAATTTCCGGATTCGTCGACGATCATCGGCTGCTCCTTAGATTTATGTCGTTATCCTGACTACTCCATGAAATCCCTGCGCAACGTAAAGAGGAATGTCGTCCCGTCGCCCTGGCCGGACTCGACCCAGATCCGCCCGCCGTGCTGCTCGACGATGCGCTTGCATAGCGCGAGCCCGATCCCCGTGCCGGGGTACTCGCGGCGGGTATGCAGACGCTGGAAGATCAGGAAGATCCGCTCGAAGTATTGCGAATCGATGCCGATTCCGTTGTCCTTCACCCACAGCAGCCACATGTCGTCCTGAGAGCGGGCGCCGACGTGGATTTGCACAGGGCTGTCCGGGCGCCGGAACTTGATGGCGTTGCCCACCAAATTCTGAAACAGCAGCAACAGCTGGGTCGGGAGGGCCCGGACGACAGGCAGCGCATCGCGGGTCACTCGGGCGCCGGACTCCTGGACCAAGGCACTCAAGTTCTTGAGCGCCTGATCGAGCACCTGCGAGCAGTCGGTCGGCTGGCGCGCATCGTCCGGCCGCCCCACGCGCGAATAGACGAGCAGGTCGTCGATGAGCGCCTGCATGCGCGTGGCGCCGTCCACCGCGTGCCCAATGAACTCGTCGGCCCGCGTGTCGAGCTGGCCCTGGTAGCGGCGCTGCAGCAATTGCAACGGCCCCGCCACCGCGCGCAGCGGCTCTTGCAGGTCATGCGAGGCCACGTACGCGAACTGCTCGAGATCCTCGTTGGAACGCGCCAGCTCCTCGGTCCGCCTGCGCAGGTCCAGCTCGGCGCGCTTTCGCTCGGTGATATCGGCGATCGCGCTCAAGACAAACATGCCCTCCGAGGTTTCGATCGGATTGAGGCCGATTTCAATCGGCATCTCGGTGCCGTCGCGGCGCAAGCCGTAAAGGTCGCGCCCGACTCCCATCGGGCGGCTGTGCGGGGCGTGAAAGAATGCCCCGCGATAAGCGGGATGCTGAGCGCGGAAGCGCTCGGGCACGAGCGTCTCGATGCGCTGGCCCATCAGTTCCTCGCGCGCATAGCCGAACATTCTTTCGGCTTGCGAGTTCACCAGCACGATGCGGCCTTCGCTATTCACCATGATCATCGCGTTGGGCGCGGCTTCCACGGCGAGCCGGAAGCGTTCCTCGGCACGCTCGCGATCGGTGACGTCCTTGAACACCTGGACCGCGCCGACCAGCTTGCCCGTCGAGTCGAAGCACGGCGCGCCGCTCGCTTCCACATGCGTTTGCTTGCCGTCGGGACCGATCAGCAGGGTGTGGTTCACGAGACCGACGACGCGTTGCTCCTCGAGCGCGGCGAGCGCCGGATTGGCCGCCCGCTGCCGGTTCGGCCCTTGCAGGAAAGTCAGCACCTCGTCGATCGGCCGGCCCATCGCGGCTTCGCTCGTCGACCCGGTGAGGTCCTGCGCAACGCGATTGAAAAACGTGACGCGGCCGTCGATGTCCGTTGCCACGACGCCGTCGGCGATCGAGGCGAGCGTCACGTGCAGCAGCTCTTTCTGTTCGAACAGATTTTCGGCGGCGCTCGCCTCGGACAGCAGCATGCGCCGTGTCACGTATCCGAACGAGACGCACACCAACAGCGTCAGCGCACCGGACGCGAGCCCGGTCGCGATCGCGAGGTTGCGTGTCCTGACGGCGGCCTCGCGCTGCAAGGCCAGTTCGCGCCGGGCGGACAGCTCCATGTCGTGTGCAACCACGCG comes from Trinickia violacea and encodes:
- the nudC gene encoding NAD(+) diphosphatase; protein product: MTASSASIGFNDNPLDRRSERRDDHAFIESLRGAPSARFLVFEADIPLLKRGSEHDAWFLASEAATFGEPLHSVFLGQESDGSGRFALGFKLGLELADPSPGTVHHRVDLRSIALQGLVSPAVLGMLGQAKSMLDWHRRHSFCANCGSMSRVTAAGWQRICDACGARHFPRVDPVVIMLGIDGERCLLGRQRQFAPGMYSALAGFVEPGETVEDAVRREVLEEARVKCSQVVYFASQPWPFPSSLMIGCFAQASDTEIVVDTTELEDARWFSRSEVAAMLAGTHASGLSAPKPFAIAHHLLQAYVAQGPSILRS
- a CDS encoding glycosyltransferase family 2 protein yields the protein MTPLSVYILTYNSERHLDKVLAAAKRIADDLLVVDSGSKDATLAIAAKHGARIAHRTFDNFRAQRLFANSLCLHQAVMFFDSDEIASEALIDEITALKASGFSHDAYVVRRDWIVMGTRVHALMPIGCPDYPIRICHRDKTDFTEHSVHETPIGYESVGRVESPMVHHTFETKSELMRKLDFYTDLAATDLLARRKWIGLLLLKQWTSPVGAFVKWYVRSGNWRDGRVGLALGLYALKYTHRKYRKAILLTNS
- a CDS encoding hybrid sensor histidine kinase/response regulator gives rise to the protein MSTPRTLRILLVEDSVTDALLIGEALADVTDFEHQLIRAELLSQALAEAQAAHLDVVLLDLGLPDAQGVDTFRTFRRHAPEVPVLVLTGLDNMSVGLLAIQEGAQDYLLKKEIHASLLGRAIRYAIERHRVAAALAASEERFQLAVSGATAGLWDWNPQTGTMYFSPHFKEILGYEDHEMPNVAQAHQDAIHPDDVELVAANLKAHMEHKRDYNVEYRVRTKSGEFHWIQSRGQALRTVSGEPYRIVGWIMDVTDRKRADEALRSSREELQRLSANIQHIREEEKTRIARELHDDLGQQLTALKMEVMFAEDELKRAEAAASSAILQNVYALIDQLVHSVRRIATDLRPVILDDLGLMPAIDWLVTEFSARYDVRVTTRVDANDIAFSRDSATEVFRMVQEALTNIARHSRATEATLEIVRDDPHCIVRIADNGRGTARDARPGPNSFGLLGMRERAARLGGQIGIRTAPGEGFGLTITLPLATVEAQLLPNS
- a CDS encoding response regulator, giving the protein MIVDESGNLVHILLVEDSPTDVMMTREAMEHYKVLNPLHVVDDGVAAMEFLRREGQYRSARRPGLIILDLNLPRKSGREVLEELKTDPEYKNIPVVILTTSKAEEDIARSYGLHANCYITKPVDFEKFIDVVRTINDFWFGVVTLPPDQP
- a CDS encoding sensor histidine kinase, producing MAIVVKRLGKNASRWIDIGLWTAAALLLLTAGVGALGTVRLYDSEAEASRSNEVIAGLEQVLSLAKDMETGQRGYVITGRPSYLEPYTAALPNIGQQFDRLAGLLSGDALQQVRLTELRSLLATKQAELAAVIAARQTGGFDAAQAIVLNDTGKVVMDRARVVAHDMELSARRELALQREAAVRTRNLAIATGLASGALTLLVCVSFGYVTRRMLLSEASAAENLFEQKELLHVTLASIADGVVATDIDGRVTFFNRVAQDLTGSTSEAAMGRPIDEVLTFLQGPNRQRAANPALAALEEQRVVGLVNHTLLIGPDGKQTHVEASGAPCFDSTGKLVGAVQVFKDVTDRERAEERFRLAVEAAPNAMIMVNSEGRIVLVNSQAERMFGYAREELMGQRIETLVPERFRAQHPAYRGAFFHAPHSRPMGVGRDLYGLRRDGTEMPIEIGLNPIETSEGMFVLSAIADITERKRAELDLRRRTEELARSNEDLEQFAYVASHDLQEPLRAVAGPLQLLQRRYQGQLDTRADEFIGHAVDGATRMQALIDDLLVYSRVGRPDDARQPTDCSQVLDQALKNLSALVQESGARVTRDALPVVRALPTQLLLLFQNLVGNAIKFRRPDSPVQIHVGARSQDDMWLLWVKDNGIGIDSQYFERIFLIFQRLHTRREYPGTGIGLALCKRIVEQHGGRIWVESGQGDGTTFLFTLRRDFME